A stretch of DNA from Capsicum annuum cultivar UCD-10X-F1 unplaced genomic scaffold, UCD10Xv1.1 ctg2839, whole genome shotgun sequence:
CATGACTGCACAatttaaaatatccaaaacataaTGATAAAACAAAAATACCCCTAACTCTAGGTAAGTAGGACGCTCAACTGTCCTCTCTATATAAGTAGTAATGTATCTGAATAAATGTAATTCTTATTTAAGCCCTAACTGCAAATGTTGATTAATTTCCTTTTTTCATTGCAAGGAAGTTAAATAAATTGCATTTGTTACTTGACCATATCTCTTACATAAAGAATTTATTGAGTTCAGTAAATTCGCAAGTTGTTCCCCATCTATCTATATATACACCAAAACCAATTTTATGAATCCACCTGTTGGTAATGGCTTGATGAACCGTTTGCCACGCACTGGCCACATTCACTTGTTTATTGTAGAGGCCATAAAGGTTGTAAGAACAAAGTACCCCACAAGTAGGCTGCTCTTTCCGACAGTCCGAAATAACAATAACCGTGTAAATTAGAAATATATAATGCTATCATTCTGAAAACTTGCTCCACCTCAATTAATCAGATAACTCTACCCATCCAAAAGCAAAGTACTCCACCCCTTGTTTTCTAGCTAATGTAACAGTGTAAAAGTTTCATAAAAGGTGCTATCAGACGCAATCAACTCCTGTAAAAATGTGGAAAACGTTTTTCATCTTCATGATAGGATCAGCAATTCTGGATTTTGTACGCCAAGCAATATGTTCATCAGGTCTCACTAATATGGTTCCTTTGTCTGTCATCTGACATATGTCCCACCAAGATGGCAAATCTGATGAGCTCTTCACTTCCACAACTTCTTCAAAAGATTTCCACGGTTTCAATGCAGCCTTGCTTCTTCCACTTCCATCGATACTTCCGGCTGGCCACATTACACAAACCTTTAAAGGCACTTCAAATTTGTTGGCCACCTCTAGTGCAGCTCGAGCCAGACAATAGGACTCCTTTAATGGCGCTATTATCAGGATAAACTCAACCTTATCTACAGATACAAGGTCAAGAGTAGAGAATATTTCCTGCGTAAGATTGTATTCTGTTAGAAAAAGATAGTATGGGAACTTGAAACAAGATGGCAACAAGTCAAATATAGTAAACTTTAGGAAGGCGTGAGATTAATAAAAAAACATCCCCTTTTGATTTAGTAATTTGGCTTTATCCTCACATGTCAAGAGATGAACGAACAAGACCATGATCTAACAAAGTCTGGCTCCTACCGAGGCAATGTACGCTTGAAAGAGCCCATACCTTACTTGACTGGTTAGAAAGCAGTTTAACATTCATATGAGGGAGCCTTGATCCAAGTTCTGCAGAAGGAATATAATCTCTTCTTCGTCCTGTTGGTGCTTCATGCCCATTCAACAAACTATCATCTTCAGCTACCAATGCTCCTTTTTGATACCTAATTAAACATCTCGAAATTAGCATACAGATGAAAACAAGTACTTCCAACAGATTATAGTTAAGATAGAAAAATCATCAGGTGTACATCCAAGATGGCTTTTTGGGGTTCTACTTAGAGCTGAGACAGCATCCAGCATTTATAGGAGTCGTGAATTAGACAACAATAATTGAAAAATCAGCTTGAACGATTTGCATGAAATggctaaaataaaagtatatgtgCAACCTGAAACCAAGATCCTCAGCAGGGAACTAGAGCTGAAGGCTCTGTCCTTCTTCAAATATCTGTCTTAATTTGGCCAGCCTAGCAGATCCAAGTGGATTATTTTCATTCAATACTAGATCTGAGAGTTGTGCACGACCTATGCTGAATATTCCATCTAATATTGTCCTTTGAAGTGCAGATGGCAGAATGGAACCAACAGTGTCATTAAGAGCTCGATGTACTGCCGGCAAAAACGCATAATGTCTTCAATTAAACATTAATGTAATAAAGATTAAGCTTCAGGTTTTCACTTTACCAGCATTTGCTACAGTTGGATCAAGACCAAGTGCGGCAGGAACTTTCATTGCCGCTTTAAAGTTTTGAACGCTAAGTGCTGTATTAAATTGGGCTATCTGAAACATTTTAAGGAGTTGTTCAGCTCATAATAACAAGATTAGAGAAATCTGCAATACATAAACTACCATATAAATTATGAAACCAACAATAGAGGAAATGAATACCTGACTACGTTCTTGTTCATAAGAGTTGAGAACTGATATTGGTGAGATACCCTTGATTACAGAAGCTAATTTCCAAGCAAGATTATGAGCATCTTGAATACCAGTATTCATCCCTGATTAAAAGAAGAAAGAACCCTGAGCAGATCTCCTTCTCCCAGTCACAACTATTAAATCTTTAAATAAAAAGTGAAGATATATTCGGTGATGCATAGTTGGAAGCATCCTACCTGACACCTTAAATTTTCACTACCTAATTAAAAAGTTCTCAAGACCAGTTCTTTTGGCCATCCAGGATAGAAAATTCTTTGACAAGTTCTCTTTTATTTTCCCCCTTTTCTCTTTGAgacatttttctcattttttaacaCTCTAACCTAAATGCTCAATCAGTTATAGAGGGGAAATGACAATTTACTACCTAATTGTGTCTTTTTTCTAATGGTGGTGTGGTGTCTAGACTAGCGTGCACACACCTAGACTATTTCACTGGTTACGTGTCACTTCCCATTAGCACGGATACTGCATAGCTCTATCCAACAAGACTTAGATAGATGGGAAGAAACCACTTAGCATTTTTCTCTCTTCCGGTATATGAACCCTGGTCCCAAAAATTTATACCCCACTCCGGTGATTGTTACGCCATACCCTGCAGTGGCCGTAGGTCTTTAAAGTACCTTTTTAAGTGTTTGCCAGGATCTCATGGCCAAGCATGTCAGAAATACTTTTTTGACAGGCAGCAATGAGAAAAAGAACCAAGGACACGCTTTGATTACGTATTAAGTTGTGCGAACAATTTCATCTAAAAGGTTTAGTTGTTAAAGAGGGAACACTATTACGAACTTAATTGACTACGTCCTTAAAATTAGCATATTGCAGTCAGGTTCTTTATATAAAATCAGATACAATATCAATCGTGTTAATTGCAGAGCAATGCAGAGGCCTAACATCATAATTTAGAGACTGACTACAGTTCAGACATCCTCCGACCAACAACTGCTCTCTTGAGCTTAATTTAAGCTAATTATAGCTCCAGTATTTTGTGCTGTGTGGAAATCTTTTATCTCCCTCCACAGAAATAACATTGCTATTTTTAtcttaaaatcaacattttaggaAGCAGTCTTCTACAAATCAATGACAAAAAAACACACTACAACTGGGCATTAATTTGTCTTCTCACTCCTCCACCAACTTTCCCAAGATAAAAGGAAGATAAAAGGAACGGAAAAAACTTTTATTCTTAATAATATCCAAGACTTGACAacataatactccctccatctcaattTAAGTGTCTTAGTTTGACTAGGTACGGAGTTCAAGAAATAAGggagacttttgaatcttgtggtcttaaagaTGTTTGTAGTCCTTtaaatcttgtggttttaaacttGCAaggtagaatgttggaactggagaagttactaaatatagaaagaGGCACTCTTTTTGGGGAAGAccaaaaaggaaagtaagacatTTAAAATAGGTCGAAGGGAGTATCATCTTCTGTGAAAGGTACTAACAATTACCACTTTTGAAGATCGACATATGAAAACTGAATAAATGCACAAACAGATTGCATACCAAAACCACCAGCAGGTGGAAATCGATGAGCTGCATCACCAGCAAGTATTATCCTGTTGTTACAAGATAGAAACTTCTCAACTACTTCAGCATGCATCACCCAAGGCTTAATATCCATCACGTTAATGTCTGGAAGCTCTCGACCAACCAATTTGAAGATCAATCTCTTACACATCTACAACCATTTATGAAGCGCAAAGATCGACATGGTAAATAAACCATATTGGTGCAGATGTCATGCACTGGGGCCATGGCACCGTATTGTGGTACACCAAATAAATGGATCACGAGAAAATAAGCCTATTGAATCATTCCCCTCCACAAAGGCAATTATTGGACTAATAGTGTACACGAAAAAATTCAATGAAAGAGTAGAAAAACACCTCAGAACTGAAGTCCTCAAGTTTCTGTTAAGGTGGATAAAATGGTAACTGCAAAATTTTTATCAGTGCTATCAAAATGCTGTTAACCAATGCAAACAGATTTAGATCGATTAATACTAGCAGGTGGCTATTATAGCTATGCCAATTTCTCACATATAACTAAATAGGTTTACCTGCAGGACAAACTCCCCTTGCTTGAGATCATGGGCAACAAGAACACCAATAGCATCTTTATTAAAGATGAAAAACAGCATGCCAGGTCTTTCTTTAATGAGATACTGCCCTAACTCTAGGCTCAGAAAGTGTACGCTAACAAGCTTTTGTAAGTCCATTTCACCTCTCATGTTAATTCCTAAGGACTTTCTCACGCTACTTCCTGCACCATCTGCACCAACAAGGAAATGGCACTGAATGTCTCTCATTATATGCTTCCCTTCAGTAAGGGAAGAGGCGGTTATGGTAACACCATGCTCAGCGCCATTGATTGCAATGCACTCATGCCCCATAAAGATCTCCCTCGCACCAATAGAGCCATGCTCAGACTTTTCAGAGTTTATCATATGGAAACCAAGTTTTTCAAGGTGCTTAAGCAATAATCTGGAGAGCTTGTACTGGGAGAAGTGTGCAACAGATACAGGACTCACGATCTGATCAAAATCTGACAATAAAACAGCAAAAGTTcgcagaaaaaaaaaacaatcataaGCAAGCATATAAGAGGCATCTTCCACAAAGCAACTAATAAAATTGTGATGCAATAATGTATCTAATAAGATAGAGGATATCATACTACTCTCCCAATCTCATTTAAGGATACATACTTTCAGTTGAATGCAGACATATCTGACACACTAATGGAATACACCACCACCAACATGCTCGGTGAAGACACACTAATGGAATAATAACAGGTTATACACCTGCTAGTTTTTCACCGACTCTTTTTTTAAATCAGTAACTTCAAAAATTTCATGGATTTGACCACTTGAAAGGTCAATCTAAATTGCAATCTATCTTTAAAAACAGAGTTTACATATGAATTTACATCATTTATTCggtgatatttttttattgggaTAGGGTACAATTATTCCATTTCATATTTAAGAGGATCTGAGGTGAACAAAATGTAGTGTAAGATAAGATACTGcaaaagtatatattttattcataGCATTGTACAGTATTTATAAGAGAAAAGTAAGGTCATAATGAACTAATCAATCCTTGATTCTTGGGAGATTCTTGAATCAAGGGATTTCCCCTAATCTATTtcctaaaatgaaaaataatatattttcctAAGATACATGCTATCCCATATTTACGGGAGCTGATTACAGTCAATCTGTTAGCTGATTTGTGGAGCAGATTTGATTGAAATCTGTCAGTCATTGTGGAGCAGATTCTGCCTCAATCTGCCAGCTCATTCgacactccccctcaagttggCATGTAAATATCGAACATACCTAACTTGCTAACAAATGACTCAAAGGTAGTTCTGAAGAGGCCTTTTGTGAAAATATCTGCTACTTGTTCAATTGTTGGAACGAAAGGGATGCACACACTTCCAtcttcaatcttttctttaatgaAGTGTCTGTCCACTTCAACATGCTTTGTTCTGTCATGTTGAACTGGATTATGAGCAATGCTTATGGCAGCTTTATTGTCACAGTACAACTTCATTGGCAAACTCATAGGTCTTCTTAGTTCTTTCAAAAATCTCTTGAGCCACAACATTTCACAAATTCCATGTGCCATGGATCGATACTCAACCTCAGCACTACTCGAGCCACCACGTTTTGCTTCTTACTCCTCCATGTTACTAAATTTCCCCAAACAAATGTACACTATTCAATCGTAGACCTTCTATCAATAGAAGAACCAGCTTAGTCCGCATCTGTATAAGCTTCAACCCTTCTTTGCCcattctttttaaagaaaaacctTTTTCCAGAAAGCTCTCTAGATACCTTAGGATTCGATACACAGCTTCTTGGTGTTCTCATGGAGAATGCATGAACTAACTAACTAGGCTCACAGCAAAGACAATATCAGGCCTAGTATGTGACAGGTAAATCAACTTCCCTACCAATCTCTGGTATCGGCCCCTATCAATTGATTTCCCATCCATCGTAAACTTTAGATTCGGGTCAATTGGAGTTTCAGCTAGTCTACAACCACTCATTCCCGTTTCTTTTAATAGATCAAGAACATACTTTCTTTGTGACACTATAATTCCTTATTTCGATCGTGCAACCTCCTTGTCGAGAAAATACTTCAGCGGGTCTAAGTCTTTTATCTCAAATTCTGAGGCAAGATGCTCCTTTAGGTTTTTAATTTCAACCACATCATCTCCTGTGAGGacgatatcatcaacatacactatAAGAACTGCTATTTTTCCTTTTAGTGAATGTCGAGTGAACATTGTGTGATTTGCTTGTCCTTGCACATATCCTTGCCTTTTCACAAATTGAGTAAACCTTTCAAACCAAGTCCTTGGAGACTGTTTTAGACCGTAAAGAGATCTTCTAAGTTTGCATATCTTTGACTTGTACTTCTCTTCAAAACCTGGTGGGGGAtccatatagacttcttcctcTAGTTGCCCATTCAAGAAAGCATTCTTCACATCCAACTGTTGAAGAGACCAGTCAAGGTTTACCGCGACTGTCAACATAACTCTAATTGAGTTTAGCTTAGCTACTGGAGCAAACGTCTCAAGACAGTTAATGCCATATGTCTGCGTGAACCCCTTAGCCACTAGGCGGGCCTTATATGTAATATCCCATACCATATCTTTTTAATAGTAGTATTtgttaaaataagagaaagaaaaggaagaaaaagaaagagaattagTGGGCCAAGCCTAAGAGGCAATTAAAAGAAAAGGGGAAGGAAAATAGGGCTTTGCCCTTTTTGCTGCATATAGGCAGCAAGCTGCCTTTAAATGTGCCAATTGCACCGCAGTAGTAACCCACAAAACAGCAACCAACGTTTAAAATTCTGCACAGCTGTAGCaacggaaaaaaataaattcttaaggGATTCTTATTGGGTTCAAGGTAAATTTCCTAACTTAGTTGATATATTTGATTCATATATGTTATGGCTTTCGAGTTTGGAGATTGGGAGTTTAAGAATAAGGGATTTCAAGTGATAGAGAAATCTTTAAATTCTCATGAACGGAGCAATAATATTAGACGATTGAATTATAGTTTTATACTTTTCGAGTCAGGGATTAAGGTATCCTTTCCTACATCATTATTGCGATTTTGGGTATTGAAATTTAATTGCCAAAGGCAAGAATTTTGGGACAATAAGGTGTTGTTTTGGATACAAAGTTTGATGAATTAAAAGTTACAATGAAACCTTGAGGGCTGGGTTAtctaattttaccatgaattagcCTAAAATAAGAGATTTAACACGAGAATGGACATGATGTGATTATAGGTTTGATCCAAGAAAGTGATACGAATCATTCGAGGTGACAAGTTTGGTATTTTGACACGTGTACTGTGAGTAGTAATCTTACCATAATTTGTGTTtgttaacttgcatattttatacttgattttgacGAAACAATGAGTTACGAAATGCTTTGAAATTGCATGTGGGGCAAGTCCtttacttgatatgatattgaaattgttatttgagatatgatattattactgtGAATATTCTTCAATTACATTAGAAATATGTATTTTGACATgtgtttttattcaagtttacatgTAACATGAGTTGATATGAACTTTAAATGATATATATTATTCTGAAAAATGCTTTCATATGAATATCCTATTGTTTACAAAGAATTTATAAATGGGAGTAGACCTTATTTTGAATCCCATAGCTAACGGCGGGATCgttagacctggtgcaccttgtatttactgatgaCTGCTATGGCCCTTGCTAGTGGAAAGATAGAACTAGCATACCGTTATTGATCTCCCTCGAGTAGGGACCTACTGATATGATgtttgactcctttatgaggggTCCACTGTTATGGGCTATTCTTGATGAAGAAGAATGCCgctgattacatgattcattcttgaaaacctcccaaatatgtaatatttgatatgatacaatgctttttgagtttattactgaactattggTTCACTTGGCTTATATGAAACAATGATATTGTTTATCGTTACTATTTTTTGAAAgagcattatttcatgatgttttattaCTTGCCCCTATTAAAACGATTGTGGTTAACTGTTATTACTCATTCAGCTAGCGTCTCACTTCTCACTATTATTTTTCAGAGAACGTAGGTGACGACGAGGATTACGTTAGTTAGAGAGCTCGAGGTAGCATTTCCCTGGTGAGCCCCACGTTCGCGTGGGCAggagtttatttatttgttatgttctgattcttgcaaactcttagagtcgctccatagtcatgtctttagagctttgagtattctttcattatttttggacTTGTGGTGTATTTGACTCTCTCGTGTTTGGAGATGAATTTCGTATAGTTAATTGGTGAAATTGTTGAGGATTTTGGTGAattgtgttggtgttggtatGTTGGGTTATTGTGTTGTGGATCTGAGACAGGAAATATTCTTGTTAGGCCCAAAAACAGGGGAAACTCTGTCAATTTTCTGTAGAATTCTTacgaggcttgctttggagtcctaaATTCCTTAGCACCAGTCATGATCCTATTTGGGTCTTGACATTATACCTTTCCAAGGACCCGTTTGACTTGAATTTGGTGGTGAACACCCATTTGCAGCCTACTGGTTTCTTTCCCTCAGGCAGATTTACCAACTCCCATGTCTCATTTTTTTCAAGAGCTTGCAATTCCTCTAAAATAGCCTCTTTCCACTCGGAAACTCGTAGAGCATCTGCATATTTTTTGGGATCTCCACACTAGAAAGTTGTGAAGTAAAACGCAGAATAACTAAGAGACAACTTTTTATAGGAAACAAACATAGAAATAggatatttagaaacatttctaaCACCTTTGCGTTATGCAATAGGTAGGTCCAAATCtgacaaggaattagaaataaaatcAGTTTGAAGATTACCTTGAATTCCAAGAAGGTCTTGCGGAGGTGACTTTTGACAGTGTTGAGGATCGCTGGTCTCTTTTTCTTGAGTTCGGTTCCTTCTCGAATACACCtgtatttgttttgtttgttctctgttcccattttatttttgtcatttgaaGGCTCTACGGGTTCAATATCAAAGTTTTTATCATTTAAGTCACTTAAGTCCCTATCATCTCTTAAATCACTATCCTTTTCATCTCTTGCATCGCACTTATTCATATCTTCTCCAAGATCCCTCACatcattatttattataaaatctaGCCCATCATTTGCCTGATATCTAGTTTCCTCAATATCCCAAAAAAACAAATCTTTACCTTTACTCCCCCTAAAGATGAGCAGTAAAATAGAGTTGGGATTCAAAGAAAGTTAGATCCATTGTGACAATTATCCTCTTTGACTGAAGATCATAACACTTATATCCCTTTTGATTTGGAGCATATCCTacaaaaacacacttcttagccCTTGGTTCAAGTTTACTGCAATTATGAACATGAACAAAGGTTGTACATCCGAAAACTTTCAATGGCAGATTTGCAGTTAACCTAGAACTAGGAAAATTCTCTCTGAAAATGTTAAAAGGCGTTTTAAATTTGAGAGGACGAGATAGTATCCTATTAATAAGATAAGTAGCAGTCAAAAGAACCTCTCCGCAAAGGTACTGTGGAACCTTACTGGTAACATTAAGGCCCTAGTTACCTCTAACAGGTGCCTATTATTTCTTTCTGCtatgccattttgttgaggtgtattcGAACAAGAGCTTTGGTGTACTAccttagttttttcaaaaaaaaattcctaattGTTAATTAAAAAATTCCCGACCATTGTCACTtcaaaaaatctttattttctcatTAAACTGTGGTTCCACCATTACATAGAAAGTCTCAAACCCATTTGTAACCTTAGATTTGTCCTTCAATAAAAAAACCCAACTTAGTCTAGTATGATCGTCTATAAAAGTTACAAACCACCATTTTCCAGACATTGTTGAAATTCTAGACGGtccccaaacatcactatgaatCATCATAAATGGTTTACAAGCCTGATACTTTTGAGAGGGAAAAAATGATCGGTGATGCTTAGTCAATTCACAAAATCACACTGGAATAAggatggatttttattttcaaataactgAGGTaataaatgtcttaaataataaaaacttagATGTCCAAGCCTATAGTGCCCAAACATGACTTTATTCAAAAAAGAAGTAGAGTTCAAACAAGTAGGATTCAGTTGTAGAGAGTTGTCCCCGTTGTCAAAAAAATAAAGACCTCCATATTCTCTAGAACTGCCAATCGTCTTCCCCGAGACCTTTTCCTAAAATTCACACAAATCAGAGTCAAAAATAGCACGACAATTAAGAGAACAGGTTAATTTACCATCAGAAACCAGATTACAAACAATTTTGGAACATGAAGAATATCATGAAGTGTGAGGGATGGTGATAGTTTAACAGTTCCTTTTCCAGCGATTGCAGAGAAGGAACCATCAACTATCTTGATTTTATTGTTCCCTGCACAAGGAGTATAAGTAGAGAAAGCACGGGAACTTCCAGTCATTTGATCAGTAGCTCCTAAATCTATGATCCAAGAATCATTTTGGTTGGAGTTGGCACTAAGAAAAGCAGATGGTACGATACCTGTATCAGCAAAAGAACAAAAAGGATTAGAAGAATTTGGCGCATTTGCACGGAACTGGGGAGATTGAAATAGTTTGTGCAGAATCTCTAGTTGTTCCCTTGTAAATGGAGATGAATCTGGAGGAGGTTGCTGCTCCTGCTCAAAATGAGTTGTTTGGAGGGCTTAACTATGTTGATATTGGAAGCCACGATTATCAACTCCCTTTTGCTTCCAGTTCGGTGGTTTCCCATGAATTTTCCAACATGTTTCACGGGTGTGCCAGTGTCTTTTACAATGATCGCACCATGGCCTTTTCTTTTTGTTATCTTCATTTTTCACTGTCACAAAGCTGAAGAGTCTATAGCAGGTTTTAGTTCAATATTTAAATCAGGTTTTAACATAACTTTCCTCCTAGTTTCTTCTCTCCAAACTTCATAAAAGGTTTCACGAAGTGAGGAAAGAGGATTTTTTTCTAGGATTCGTGACCTAACCTTATCAAACTCCCAATTTAATCCTGGTAAAAAAAGGtaaactctcttattttcttcctttttttttttaactttcacACTATCCACAGAACACTCCCATTCATCATTATAACATTGTCTAACTCCTGCCACAAAGACACCATTTTGTTATAATAAGCAGAGACTTCTTTGTCACCCTACTTAGCCTGCCATAGTTTAATTTTCAACTCAAATATTTGAGAAGCATTTTTTACATCAGAATATGTCTCCCTAACGGCTTCCCACACATCCTTAGCAGTAGGTAAAAAGAGATAAGGTTTACCTATGAGTGGTTCCATGGAATTTATTATACAGGCAATTAAGAGTGGATTCTCTGATCTCCAGGTGGTCACCTTTGGGTGTCCGACTTCCGGCTTTTTCGTCTCTCCAGTCAGATATCCCAACTTTCCACGACCATCAATTGCAAGCTTTACAGACTGTGCCCATTGCAGGTAGTTCTTCCCGTTTAATCGTTGAGAAGTTAATTGGAAGGACATGTGAAAAACAATGCCTCCTTGAGTCATCATATTTTCTGTAGGAACTTCTAGATAAGAACTTTTGTCTTCTTTTGATGTTCCAGAAAGATAATCTCCTTGCAAAGCTGTTTTTTCCATGTGATACTAAGGGAAAACGTCCTCTGATACCATGTAAGATAAGATACTGcaaaagtatatattttattcataGAATTGTATAGTATTTATAAGAGAAAAGTAAGATCATAATGAACTAATCAATCCTTGATTCTTGAGATATTCTTGAATCAAGGAATTTCCCCTAATCTatttcctaaaataaaaaataatatattttcctAAGATACATGCTATCCCATAGTTACAGGAGTTGATTACAGTCAATCTGTTAGCTATTTGTGGAGCAGATTTGATTGAAATCTGTCAATCATTGTGGAGCAGATTCTGCCTCAATCTGCCAGCTCATTCGACATGTAGTTTGACGACTTAAGAAACCATAAAGTGAAAATTGTCCCACGTAACTTTTTGTATTCAACGGCATGTTAAGAAAGTGAAACTAAGTTGTATTGTCCATTTTAAGAAGTAGAAGAGCTACTATAacattttgttaaatataaatcGATCAGAAAGTTGGTCATAGTCCGTTCTTAATTTTGCATTAGTTCAGATCATTTAGCATAAAACTTGATGGGGAGGATATTTTATTTGCACTAACAATAACCATGACTAAGATATTgacttaaaccaaaaccatttggAAAACATCTAGAAAAAGATTCACTtataaataacatatataaatcctACCTTGAGGATGCATATGATCAACAACACCTAAAATAGGTCCCGTCAGTGAAGTACAGTATATAAACTTTCTCCAAAACTCTACTGGTGGTTGAGACCTTAGAATCTCATCTCCAAGACCATCCAATTTGCGAAATACCTATAAACAATAGCTACATCAAAACAAAGTTAATGGAAAAAAGGCATGTTTCCAAATGAAAATCAACCTCCATGGACCGGTTGTTGATGAAGTGCGCTTGAGGATATGCGGAGAAGACCTTGTTCTTCTCTAAGATTGCACATCTTACAACTAAAGGAGTTCAAGGGAAAAATCCAGAATTCAAACCAACAGAAATGACGGTACAAATTTCAAAAAGGGAACCCCCGAATCCAGAGAATGACAATAAGCCGAATGCATTTGGTATGCAGAAAATTATTTACCTCTGGTGttaggttagcttgggatattgaagttgttttcttttaaactgttttcttcaaggaaaatactttTTACCCCTCATTTATGACTTTAAGTGATTTTCCTTCACAAACATCTCAACACTTGCTCCATATCATTTATTTGTACTTTATCTTACGCTTTTATATTCAATCGACCACTGGAACAACAATATTTTTCAATTGGGAAGGAAGGGCTTCCAGAAAATACCTAGTTTTGTTAGAAGTATCGAGAGAACCAGCCCAACCGGACCAGCTCCGATAATCAACACCGGCAAAACAGAATCGTCACTTTTGACAGTGTAAGAGTCTGAAAATGTTCTTCGACCAATTTGCACTAATGACTGTCTACTCATTCTCCAACTGATGTTGCAAATGCCAAGCCAATTCCTCCTTACACTAATTCCCCAAATTCTCATTGAGCAAAGAGGAACTCTATTTCTGATTTTATTTTTACCCAACTGACTGATTGGATGGACCAAGTAAATTCACACGTGACCAATAATAATTTGCAGGTGCACCCGTGGCCTCTTTAGCTCCAAACATGCCACATCCGCGAACCTTCACAGCCACAAGGATTAATCAAGACTGTTGAGTTTTACATGAACAC
This window harbors:
- the LOC107847523 gene encoding LOW QUALITY PROTEIN: 2,4-dichlorophenol 6-monooxygenase (The sequence of the model RefSeq protein was modified relative to this genomic sequence to represent the inferred CDS: substituted 2 bases at 2 genomic stop codons); amino-acid sequence: MRIWGISVRRNWLGICNISWRMSRQSLVQIGRRTFSDSYTVKSDDSVLPVLIIGAGPVGLVLSILLTKLVVRCAILEKNKVFSAYPQAHFINNRSMEVFRKLDGLGDEILRSQPPVEFWRKFIYCTSLTGPILGVVDHMHPQDFDQIVSPVSVAHFSQYKLSRLLLKHLEKLGFHMINSEKSEHGSIGAREIFMGHECIAINGAEHGVTITASSLTEGKHIMRDIQCHFLVGADGAGSSVRKSLGINMRGEMDLQKLVSVHFLSLELGQYLIKERPGMLFFIFNKDAIGVLVAHDLKQGEFVLQLPFYPPXQKLEDFSSEMCKRLIFKLVGRELPDINVMDIKPWVMHAEVVEKFLSCNNRIILAGDAAHRFPPAGGFGMNTGIQDAHNLAWKLASVIKGISPISVLNSYEQERSQIAQFNTALSVQNFKAAMKVPAALGLDPTVANAVHRALNDTVGSILPSALQRTILDGIFSIGRAQLSDLVLNENNPLGSARLAKLRQIFEEGQSLQLXFPAEDLGFRYQKGALVAEDDSLLNGHEAPTGRRRDYIPSAELGSRLPHMNVKLLSNQSSKEIFSTLDLVSVDKVEFILIIAPLKESYCLARAALEVANKFEVPLKVCVMWPAGSIDGSGRSKAALKPWKSFEEVVEVKSSSDLPSWWDICQMTDKGTILVRPDEHIAWRTKSRIADPIMKMKNVFHIFTGVDCV